Proteins co-encoded in one Nicotiana sylvestris chromosome 7, ASM39365v2, whole genome shotgun sequence genomic window:
- the LOC138873303 gene encoding uncharacterized protein — MTHQTSAIVHSMALKLEDPGAFTIPCTIGSADFSKVLCDLRSSINLMPYFVFKNLGIGKPRPISMRMQMVDLIMKRPLGIIDDVLVCVEKFILPSDFVILDCEVDYEVPIILGRPFLATGKALVDVEAGELTFRVGDENVVLHVCISMRQPNSNKVCLFVDLVTDVIIDDASATMNVEDNLEDNLLNLDNDEDNEGYVECVNALQGMGSYTYEPRKLSLDLENRKTPPTKPSIEEPATLELKPLPPYLRYEFLGLSSTLPVILSSCLTNMHVESTLEVLQRRNRAIGWTLADI; from the coding sequence ATGACACATCAAAcaagtgcaattgtgcactcaatggctctAAAATTAGAAGATCCGGGTGCTTTCACAATCCCATGTAcaattggaagtgccgacttttcCAAAGTTTTATGTGATCTTAGAtcgagtatcaacttgatgccctactttGTGTTCAAAAATTTGGGGATTGGGAAGCCAAGACCCATATCCATGAGGATGCAAATGGTGGATCTTATAATGAAGAGgcctttgggtattattgatgatgtgttggtttgTGTTGAAAAGTTCATCCTCCCGTCGgactttgtgattcttgattgtgaagtggactatgaggtacctattattttgggtagaccATTCCTTGCTACAGGGAAGGCTctggttgatgtggaagccggtgagctcactttccgggtgggtgatgaaaatgtgGTCTTGCATGTGTGCATATctatgaggcaaccaaatagcaataAAGTTTGTTTGTTCGTTGATTTGGTGACCGATGTGATAATTGATGATGCTAGTGCCACAATGAATGTTGAGGATAATTTGGAAGACAATTTGCTCAACCTTGATAATGATGAGGATAACGAAGGCTATGTGGAATGTGTGAATGCATTGCAAGGGAtggggtcgtacacttatgaACCCCGCaagttatccttggatcttgaaaaccggaagactcctccaacaaagccatcaattgaggagcctgcCACTTtagagttaaagccattgcctccatatctcaggtatgaattccttggcctttcttctactttaccagttattctttcctcttgtttgactaataTGCATGTAGAGTCCACATTGGAGGTGCTACAAAGGAGGAATAGAGCaattggatggacattggcggaCATCTGA